A window from Micromonospora profundi encodes these proteins:
- a CDS encoding SAM-dependent methyltransferase, whose amino-acid sequence MAETTDWHDWHSPYADDASALSRRLRIVQRHIDDWLDQRPEPTLRVVSVCAGQGHDLIGVLTGRSDADRVQAELIEKDSRNAAAARKRAAAAGLGGITVRCADAGDFAAYRTAVPADLVLLAGVLGNISDQDARATITSLPRLCAPGAAVIWTRTRRPPDLTPAVRRWFAGVEFTEQAFDAPPGGLFSVGVHLFRGRPDSPPPSGRIFTFTR is encoded by the coding sequence GTGGCCGAGACAACGGACTGGCACGACTGGCATTCGCCGTACGCCGACGACGCGTCAGCGTTGTCACGGCGACTACGGATCGTGCAGCGCCACATCGACGACTGGCTGGACCAGCGGCCAGAGCCCACGCTACGAGTCGTCAGCGTGTGCGCGGGTCAGGGCCACGACCTCATCGGCGTGTTGACCGGCCGCTCGGACGCCGACCGGGTGCAGGCCGAACTGATCGAAAAGGACTCACGTAACGCCGCAGCCGCACGCAAGCGCGCCGCCGCGGCCGGTCTCGGCGGTATCACCGTCCGGTGTGCCGACGCCGGCGACTTCGCCGCGTACCGTACCGCCGTCCCGGCCGATCTGGTGCTCCTCGCCGGCGTGCTGGGCAACATCAGCGACCAGGACGCCCGAGCGACGATCACCTCACTGCCGAGGCTGTGCGCGCCAGGAGCCGCGGTGATCTGGACCCGGACACGTAGGCCTCCGGACCTGACCCCGGCGGTGCGGCGCTGGTTCGCCGGCGTGGAGTTCACCGAGCAGGCCTTCGATGCGCCGCCCGGCGGACTGTTCTCAGTGGGCGTGCACCTGTTCCGCGGCCGACCCGACAGCCCGCCCCCGAGCGGCCGGATCTTCACCTTCACACGATAA
- a CDS encoding BTAD domain-containing putative transcriptional regulator gives MLLWTAGGDPLRRLPAWSQIPDWFARSSGRFTPDFLIGAALWAMWLLWGVFALLLLAEILAAVTRWRIPLLRLPAPLHRLVFGLAGTAALAVTPAGSLHAAALPDRPSTSATERAEVPRQAAARGPAIIHVADQRYLYTVERHDTLSKVAKEWLGDAGRWPEVCRLNKHRHFPVGGVLRDCDLIYPGWELRLPTDARPPHAATPATPPNPRSDRPATPPSSPSAAPIPPDPAVPPPAPSPSAGTPTTTPSAAPSGSVSSPAPSSGVSNPATSPPATNSPTATEDQGVDLSDSDWLPWSLAAAISAAAAMLWLQRRRRYNGEPDDDRPTELPPTVVQVRRAVAAHDPEPSDTSSDDSPPPALVPDLGLLPGGGTGIVGDGAHAAARAALVAVLASGGPHHPNARGEVVIDTATLATLLGPDAVTLNPWPRLHVTDSVNDALTVIESRLLHRSRILDEHALTDLDELRRTAPDEEALPPVVLVTGTPSASACMRAKVALALGEGLHVSALLLGEWAHGPTVEVTPDGHTTLISGQHAEPVPPRLPVLEPAAALQILTTLREAQTGEPPASTSPALPVTIVPLHASRTETMAPATDPATPTVVKPAADALSGRARLRVLGTPRIEGITAEGRPLRAKALELAVYLAVHPDGASTRDIGEYLEPDARISQADQRVHTNASNLRHVLGRAGTAATKNAYVIKSAGRYLLDPATVDVDVWTLRDLMRSATIATGPRRRELLTAACDLYTAPLADGHDYEWLQPHRETVRRWGTEAHLLLADDLLDSNPQAASDLLAKAIGLDHYNEALYTKAMHARHALGDADGIRTLLRALTKALADLDAEPHDDTIALATQLRNSPDEN, from the coding sequence GTGCTGCTGTGGACCGCGGGTGGGGACCCGCTGCGCCGGCTGCCGGCCTGGTCGCAGATCCCCGACTGGTTCGCGCGCTCCAGTGGACGGTTCACCCCGGACTTCCTCATCGGTGCGGCCCTCTGGGCGATGTGGCTGCTGTGGGGCGTGTTCGCACTGCTCCTGCTCGCCGAGATCCTCGCGGCGGTGACCCGGTGGCGTATTCCCCTACTCAGGCTGCCGGCCCCGTTGCACCGGCTCGTGTTCGGTCTGGCCGGCACCGCCGCGCTCGCCGTCACCCCCGCCGGCTCCCTACACGCGGCGGCGCTTCCGGATCGGCCGTCGACATCCGCGACCGAGCGCGCCGAAGTTCCCCGCCAAGCCGCAGCCCGTGGACCCGCCATCATCCACGTCGCCGACCAGCGCTACCTCTACACCGTCGAGCGACACGACACCTTGTCCAAGGTCGCCAAGGAGTGGCTCGGCGACGCGGGCCGGTGGCCGGAGGTCTGCCGCCTGAACAAGCACCGCCACTTCCCAGTCGGCGGTGTCCTGCGCGACTGCGACCTCATCTACCCCGGCTGGGAGCTTCGCCTCCCTACCGACGCCCGCCCACCACACGCCGCCACACCCGCAACGCCCCCCAACCCCCGGTCGGACCGGCCTGCAACACCACCCTCGTCACCGAGCGCCGCACCGATCCCGCCCGATCCCGCCGTGCCGCCACCCGCGCCCTCGCCATCAGCCGGCACTCCCACCACCACGCCGTCCGCAGCCCCAAGCGGATCCGTTTCGTCGCCCGCGCCATCGTCAGGGGTCTCCAACCCCGCCACGTCGCCGCCCGCAACGAACAGTCCTACGGCCACAGAAGACCAGGGTGTGGATCTGTCGGACTCCGATTGGCTGCCTTGGTCGCTCGCCGCCGCCATCAGCGCCGCCGCCGCGATGCTCTGGCTCCAACGCCGCCGTCGATACAACGGCGAGCCTGACGATGACCGGCCCACCGAACTGCCCCCGACCGTCGTCCAGGTCCGCCGCGCTGTGGCCGCCCATGATCCCGAGCCTTCGGATACGAGCAGCGACGACAGCCCGCCGCCCGCCCTCGTACCCGACCTCGGGTTACTGCCGGGCGGCGGAACCGGAATCGTCGGAGACGGCGCCCACGCCGCCGCCCGCGCCGCCCTCGTCGCCGTGCTGGCCTCCGGCGGCCCGCACCACCCCAACGCCCGCGGCGAGGTCGTCATCGACACCGCTACCCTGGCCACGCTGCTCGGACCGGACGCGGTGACCCTCAACCCATGGCCGCGCCTGCACGTCACCGACAGCGTCAACGACGCGCTCACCGTCATCGAGTCCCGGCTGCTGCATCGCAGCCGCATCCTCGATGAGCACGCCCTGACCGACCTGGACGAGTTGCGGCGGACAGCGCCCGATGAGGAAGCGCTACCGCCGGTCGTACTCGTCACCGGAACCCCGTCAGCCAGTGCCTGCATGCGCGCCAAAGTCGCCCTCGCCCTGGGCGAAGGCCTGCACGTGTCCGCGCTGCTACTCGGTGAATGGGCCCACGGACCCACCGTCGAGGTCACCCCGGACGGACACACCACGCTCATCTCCGGGCAGCACGCCGAACCAGTGCCACCGCGCCTGCCCGTACTCGAACCGGCCGCCGCCCTCCAGATCCTGACCACGCTCCGCGAGGCGCAGACCGGCGAACCGCCCGCCAGCACCTCACCCGCCCTACCGGTCACGATCGTGCCCCTACACGCGAGCCGCACCGAGACCATGGCCCCTGCCACGGATCCGGCTACCCCGACCGTCGTCAAACCCGCCGCCGACGCCCTGTCAGGGCGGGCGCGGCTGCGCGTGCTCGGCACCCCGCGCATCGAAGGCATCACCGCAGAAGGCCGACCGCTGCGAGCCAAAGCCCTGGAACTCGCGGTCTACCTCGCCGTGCACCCCGACGGAGCCAGCACCCGCGACATCGGTGAATACCTTGAACCCGACGCCCGCATCAGCCAAGCCGACCAACGCGTCCACACCAACGCCTCGAACCTGCGGCACGTCCTCGGCCGCGCCGGAACCGCCGCGACGAAGAACGCCTACGTCATCAAGTCCGCAGGACGGTACCTACTCGACCCTGCGACCGTCGACGTCGACGTGTGGACCCTGCGCGACCTGATGCGCAGCGCCACCATCGCCACCGGACCGCGCCGCCGCGAACTCCTCACCGCCGCCTGCGACCTCTACACCGCGCCCCTCGCCGACGGCCACGACTACGAATGGCTGCAACCCCACCGCGAAACAGTCCGCCGCTGGGGCACCGAAGCCCACCTCCTGCTCGCCGACGACCTCCTCGACAGCAACCCGCAGGCCGCATCCGACCTACTCGCCAAAGCCATCGGACTCGACCACTACAACGAAGCCCTCTACACCAAGGCGATGCACGCCCGACACGCCCTCGGCGACGCCGACGGCATCCGCACCCTGCTACGCGCCCTGACCAAAGCCCTCGCCGACCTCGATGCCGAACCGCACGACGACACCATCGCACTCGCCACCCAGCTGCGAAACAGCCCGGACGAGAACTGA
- a CDS encoding PQQ-dependent sugar dehydrogenase, whose protein sequence is MTGTRDHHRAGRTDCRPSSSPQNQPDVDDPSRSSNHILLSPEERSMSQPSHRRISLIAGLAVALALSACSSGPEPATSPADGPPGAARSSGPVATLGEPTELVSGLEAPWGLTFLPDRSALVSERITGEIVRISADGGTAATVGVVPDVVASSEGGLLGIIASRDFATDRTVFASVSGARENSIVALRIAADFRSLTRVRVLLDGIQTADRHHGGRIAIGPDGNLWIGTGDAFEPQNAADDATVNGKILRIRPDGSIPDDNPTPDSPIYSSGHRNVQGIAFGPDATPYASELGHRTWDEVNVLKAGRDYGWPESEGVQGGTGEPPILTLHPDEASPSGVTYAAGSLWIGALGGQRLWQQPVNEGVTVGDPIQHFHGDYGRIRTVETAPDGTLWLITSNTDRATWGGTAPRPGDDRILRVPVR, encoded by the coding sequence ATGACCGGTACGCGTGACCACCACCGTGCCGGGCGAACGGACTGTCGACCGTCCAGCTCCCCGCAGAACCAGCCGGACGTCGACGATCCGTCCCGTTCGAGCAACCACATTCTCTTGTCACCGGAGGAAAGAAGCATGTCGCAGCCATCGCACCGCCGAATCTCGCTGATCGCAGGCCTAGCCGTGGCGCTTGCCCTATCGGCCTGCTCATCCGGCCCCGAACCGGCCACCAGCCCCGCGGACGGGCCGCCCGGTGCCGCCCGCAGCAGCGGCCCGGTCGCAACGCTGGGTGAACCTACCGAACTCGTCTCCGGGCTCGAAGCACCTTGGGGATTGACGTTCCTGCCGGACCGCTCTGCGCTGGTGTCGGAACGGATTACCGGCGAGATCGTCCGAATCTCGGCCGACGGCGGCACAGCGGCCACGGTCGGCGTCGTGCCCGATGTGGTGGCAAGCTCAGAAGGCGGCCTGCTCGGCATCATCGCCTCGCGCGACTTCGCCACCGACCGTACGGTCTTCGCCTCGGTCTCCGGAGCGCGCGAGAACTCGATCGTCGCGCTGCGGATCGCCGCCGACTTCCGTTCGCTCACCCGGGTCCGGGTGCTGCTGGACGGCATCCAGACCGCCGACCGGCACCACGGCGGCCGGATCGCGATCGGACCGGACGGCAACCTGTGGATCGGAACCGGCGACGCGTTCGAGCCGCAGAACGCCGCCGACGACGCCACGGTCAACGGCAAGATCCTCCGCATCCGGCCGGACGGCTCGATCCCGGACGACAACCCGACACCCGACTCACCCATCTACTCCTCCGGGCATCGCAACGTGCAAGGCATCGCCTTCGGCCCGGACGCGACGCCATACGCGTCCGAACTGGGGCACCGGACCTGGGACGAGGTAAACGTGCTGAAGGCGGGCCGGGACTACGGTTGGCCGGAGTCCGAGGGCGTTCAGGGCGGCACCGGGGAACCCCCGATCCTCACCCTGCACCCCGACGAGGCCTCGCCTTCGGGCGTCACCTACGCCGCCGGCTCACTGTGGATCGGCGCCCTCGGCGGACAGCGGTTGTGGCAGCAGCCGGTCAACGAGGGCGTCACCGTCGGAGATCCGATCCAGCATTTCCACGGCGACTACGGCCGCATCCGCACGGTTGAAACGGCCCCCGACGGAACCCTCTGGCTCATCACCTCCAACACCGACCGCGCCACCTGGGGCGGCACCGCCCCACGGCCAGGCGACGACCGCATCCTGCGAGTACCGGTCCGATGA
- a CDS encoding DUF1097 domain-containing protein has product MAQQIMKPTTPAPAETTPSRSQFIRFTVIAAVIAAVAALLSESLGVHAWAMFVGWVAWFTRPASATQGLHSMLSLWAGMLLAAGGHFIVAFLSSHIGMAALPVAVFVLACVAVGMRTTPPLNNMIAWFLGLIAFFALESDNVLTGLLTLVAASVIGGAAGYACQRLQGRFAS; this is encoded by the coding sequence GTGGCACAGCAAATCATGAAACCGACCACCCCCGCGCCGGCCGAAACGACTCCATCCCGTAGCCAGTTCATCCGGTTCACCGTCATCGCCGCCGTCATCGCCGCCGTAGCAGCGCTGCTCAGCGAGTCGCTCGGGGTGCATGCCTGGGCGATGTTCGTCGGATGGGTCGCGTGGTTCACCCGCCCCGCCTCCGCCACTCAGGGCCTGCACTCCATGCTCAGCCTCTGGGCAGGAATGCTCCTGGCTGCCGGCGGGCACTTCATCGTCGCGTTCCTGTCCTCGCACATCGGCATGGCCGCCCTGCCCGTCGCTGTTTTCGTGCTGGCCTGCGTCGCGGTCGGTATGCGCACGACGCCCCCGCTGAACAACATGATCGCCTGGTTCCTCGGCCTCATCGCGTTCTTCGCTCTGGAATCGGACAACGTCCTGACCGGCCTGCTCACGCTCGTCGCCGCCAGCGTCATCGGTGGCGCCGCCGGCTACGCCTGCCAGCGCCTGCAGGGGCGATTCGCCTCCTGA
- a CDS encoding SDR family oxidoreductase — protein sequence MSTNHNRVAVVTGGSRGIGRAVAERLAADGLDVVIVFAANEVEAKAAVTAIQEAGGRSHAIQADVADESAVKALFDMTEQLFGGVDVVVNAAGTMVLQPVAELDLDEFDRMHRTNVRGTFVVAREAAGRLRDGGAIVNFSTSVTRLNLPTYAAYAASKAAVEALGPILARELRGRDITVNAVAPGPTATALFLEGKSDEMIRNIAGQNPMERLGRPEDIAEVISLLAGRGRWINGQTIYVNGGAA from the coding sequence ATGTCCACCAACCACAACCGCGTTGCCGTCGTCACCGGCGGTTCCAGGGGAATAGGCCGGGCAGTCGCGGAACGCCTGGCCGCCGACGGGCTGGATGTCGTGATCGTGTTCGCCGCCAACGAGGTCGAGGCCAAAGCCGCGGTCACGGCGATTCAGGAGGCCGGCGGCAGGTCCCACGCCATCCAGGCCGACGTGGCCGACGAGAGCGCGGTGAAAGCCCTGTTCGACATGACGGAGCAGTTGTTCGGCGGTGTCGACGTGGTCGTGAACGCCGCCGGCACCATGGTCCTTCAACCGGTCGCCGAACTCGACCTCGACGAGTTCGACCGGATGCACCGCACCAACGTTCGAGGCACCTTCGTCGTCGCCCGGGAGGCGGCCGGTCGCCTGCGCGACGGTGGCGCCATCGTCAACTTCTCCACGTCGGTGACCCGGCTCAACCTGCCCACCTACGCCGCATACGCCGCGAGCAAGGCCGCAGTCGAGGCGCTCGGGCCGATCCTGGCCAGGGAACTGCGCGGGCGGGACATCACCGTCAACGCCGTCGCACCGGGGCCCACCGCGACAGCCCTGTTCCTCGAGGGCAAGAGCGACGAAATGATCCGGAACATCGCCGGTCAGAACCCGATGGAGCGACTCGGGCGCCCGGAGGACATCGCCGAGGTGATCTCCCTGCTCGCCGGACGTGGGCGCTGGATCAACGGACAGACGATCTACGTCAACGGCGGCGCCGCCTGA
- a CDS encoding SDR family NAD(P)-dependent oxidoreductase, with product MTGAGTGIGNLAALQLAGAGHTVYASMRDVARRNADRATAMREQAERKGVDLHVIELDVTSQESADTAVRTVADQHGTLDVVINNAGHLNVGYVEAFTDQDVMRLIDVNAVGAHRVNRAVLPYFRQRRAGVLMYVGSTIPVTTPPFLGPYVVSKAAMDALAVVTAYEANAFGIETVIVMPGAITEGTEHFPNAGRASDQDVTAAYSALDPLVERNEHATAGLLKHPLMGAAGVAEEIVRVLGLPFGEKPFRTVIDDAHAGVERVNDIAYETRADFVRRLGFAGLLSPSRS from the coding sequence GTGACCGGAGCCGGCACCGGGATCGGCAATCTCGCTGCTCTGCAACTCGCGGGGGCGGGGCACACCGTTTACGCCAGCATGCGTGACGTCGCCCGCCGCAACGCCGACCGCGCCACGGCCATGCGAGAGCAGGCGGAGCGCAAAGGTGTCGATCTCCATGTGATCGAGCTGGACGTGACTTCGCAGGAGTCGGCTGACACGGCCGTGCGGACCGTCGCTGATCAGCACGGCACGCTGGACGTGGTGATCAATAACGCCGGGCACCTGAACGTGGGCTACGTCGAGGCGTTCACCGACCAGGACGTGATGCGCCTGATCGATGTCAACGCCGTCGGCGCGCACCGGGTGAACCGCGCAGTCCTGCCGTACTTTCGGCAGCGGCGGGCCGGTGTGCTCATGTACGTCGGGAGCACCATCCCGGTCACCACCCCGCCGTTCCTCGGCCCGTACGTGGTCTCCAAGGCCGCTATGGACGCGCTGGCCGTGGTGACCGCGTACGAAGCCAACGCCTTCGGCATCGAGACCGTGATCGTGATGCCGGGTGCGATCACCGAGGGCACCGAGCACTTCCCGAACGCCGGCCGCGCCAGCGATCAGGATGTGACGGCCGCCTATTCCGCGCTCGACCCCTTGGTCGAACGCAACGAGCACGCCACCGCCGGACTGCTCAAGCACCCGCTGATGGGCGCTGCCGGGGTCGCCGAGGAAATCGTGCGGGTGCTCGGCCTGCCGTTCGGTGAGAAGCCCTTCCGAACCGTGATCGACGACGCTCACGCCGGTGTGGAGCGCGTCAATGACATCGCGTACGAGACCCGCGCCGATTTCGTCCGCCGATTGGGATTCGCAGGTCTGCTGTCTCCGTCGCGCTCCTGA
- a CDS encoding TetR/AcrR family transcriptional regulator: MPAKATRDRIIEAAATLLSEGGRDAISTRAVCAAASVQAPAIYRLFGDMQGLLDATGSYGLASYLAKKQQLDDSEDPVEDLRAGWDLHVEFGLAQPSFYTLIFGEARPGHETSAARQAADLLAYRVKRIAQAGRLRVTEERAAQLVHSTGKGVTLTLIATPPENRDLNLSTMARESVLATITNDTITVAASARLQNAAVSLHASLDEATVLTAAERALLGEWLHRINQG, from the coding sequence ATGCCCGCCAAGGCCACCCGTGACCGCATCATCGAGGCTGCAGCGACGCTGCTCTCTGAGGGTGGGCGCGATGCCATCTCCACGCGTGCGGTCTGCGCAGCAGCGAGCGTTCAGGCACCAGCGATCTACCGGCTCTTCGGCGACATGCAGGGCCTGCTCGACGCCACCGGCAGCTACGGCCTTGCCTCATATCTGGCCAAGAAGCAGCAACTCGACGACAGCGAAGACCCCGTCGAGGATCTCCGCGCCGGCTGGGACCTGCACGTTGAATTCGGCCTCGCCCAGCCCTCGTTCTACACCCTCATCTTCGGCGAGGCACGCCCCGGTCACGAAACATCGGCCGCCCGGCAGGCAGCCGATTTGCTCGCCTACAGGGTGAAACGCATCGCCCAGGCCGGTCGCCTACGAGTCACCGAGGAACGTGCCGCCCAGCTCGTCCACTCCACCGGCAAGGGTGTGACGCTCACCCTCATCGCAACACCACCCGAAAACCGCGACCTCAATCTGTCCACCATGGCCCGGGAGTCCGTGCTGGCCACGATAACCAACGACACCATCACCGTGGCCGCCTCTGCCAGGCTGCAAAATGCGGCCGTCTCGCTGCACGCCTCCCTCGACGAAGCCACTGTGCTCACCGCGGCAGAACGCGCGCTCCTAGGCGAATGGCTGCACCGGATCAACCAAGGCTGA
- a CDS encoding ankyrin repeat domain-containing protein: MDRDAELVAAVRAANPAAVAKALADGADPDSAASRFTVTVLSEAASTGRLEIAQLLVNAGASLRARRPQYQSPLRSAVSNGHLDVVRLLVDRGALKAEGTDRGSLLATAIAATRHRPQAAALEVLRYLLELGAEAAPGEESPIVQAVLGSAAPATIRMLLGHGADPSSRRSDGTPALILAARRGDHAAVDVLLTAGADPNAVDGYGHTALMHAIERNERAVSTALLLAGADHAGALEIAQGWQRQNVQFQLGEMSVGLDDVPITRTAVRLHPTGYELRGDPAEFRRWGQLIACAAEELGDDEWETRTGTPYALAQTVAYRFVDDPAKSPTASWHRIELTRAELATVRQAFVELAYAVRATLPDGLGQEYVHDALDELNAQLP, from the coding sequence ATGGATCGTGATGCAGAGCTCGTTGCGGCCGTCCGTGCGGCCAATCCGGCGGCCGTGGCGAAAGCGCTCGCGGACGGCGCCGACCCCGACTCCGCCGCCAGCCGCTTCACCGTGACCGTGCTGTCCGAGGCGGCGAGTACGGGGCGGCTAGAGATCGCCCAATTGCTGGTGAACGCGGGGGCGTCGCTGCGGGCGAGGAGGCCGCAGTACCAGTCGCCGCTGCGGTCGGCGGTGAGCAATGGTCACCTCGACGTCGTCCGGCTACTCGTCGATCGTGGCGCCCTCAAGGCCGAGGGCACCGACCGTGGCAGCCTTCTCGCCACCGCGATCGCCGCCACCCGACACCGACCCCAGGCCGCAGCGTTGGAGGTTTTGCGCTACCTGCTGGAACTAGGTGCCGAGGCCGCGCCTGGCGAGGAGAGCCCGATCGTCCAGGCCGTGCTGGGATCGGCCGCACCTGCCACGATCCGCATGCTACTTGGCCATGGCGCTGATCCGAGCTCGCGGCGCTCCGACGGCACCCCAGCGCTCATCCTCGCCGCTCGGCGCGGTGACCACGCCGCCGTTGACGTGCTGCTCACCGCAGGCGCTGATCCGAACGCGGTCGATGGCTACGGGCACACCGCGCTGATGCACGCCATCGAACGGAACGAGCGGGCCGTGAGCACCGCGCTGCTGCTGGCCGGCGCTGACCATGCGGGCGCGCTCGAGATCGCACAGGGCTGGCAGCGGCAGAACGTTCAGTTCCAACTCGGCGAGATGAGCGTTGGCCTGGACGACGTACCGATCACACGTACGGCCGTGCGGCTGCATCCCACCGGGTACGAGCTGCGCGGCGATCCGGCAGAGTTCCGCCGCTGGGGGCAGCTCATCGCGTGCGCGGCGGAGGAATTGGGCGATGACGAGTGGGAAACGCGGACCGGCACCCCGTACGCGCTGGCCCAGACCGTCGCCTACAGGTTCGTCGACGATCCGGCCAAGTCGCCCACAGCGTCATGGCACCGCATCGAGCTGACCAGGGCAGAGCTGGCCACGGTACGGCAGGCATTCGTGGAGCTCGCCTACGCGGTCCGCGCCACGCTGCCGGACGGCCTCGGACAGGAGTACGTCCATGACGCGCTCGACGAACTCAATGCCCAGTTGCCCTGA
- a CDS encoding PadR family transcriptional regulator encodes MDTPLREPTFWILTALAGPPLHGYGIIREVATLSGGRLSMRPGTLYGALDRLVDADLIEADREEVVDGRLRRYYRLSLTGNATLADETERLRRNVEAATARLGNSTPAARPAAPRALGGLA; translated from the coding sequence GTGGACACACCGCTGCGGGAGCCAACCTTTTGGATTCTCACCGCTCTCGCCGGCCCGCCACTGCACGGCTACGGGATCATCAGAGAGGTCGCGACCCTGTCCGGGGGCCGGCTGTCAATGCGGCCAGGCACGTTGTACGGCGCGCTTGACCGGTTGGTGGACGCGGACCTCATCGAGGCCGACCGAGAGGAGGTAGTTGACGGCCGCCTGCGCCGCTACTACCGCCTCTCCCTCACCGGTAATGCCACCCTCGCTGATGAGACCGAGCGCCTGCGGCGCAACGTGGAGGCGGCGACCGCCCGCTTGGGCAACTCGACGCCCGCCGCCCGGCCCGCCGCCCCGCGCGCCTTGGGAGGACTGGCATGA
- a CDS encoding helix-turn-helix domain-containing protein, with translation MTPRARLRLARLVVDEGWSVAQAARRYDVSWRTAKRWTDRYREQGADGPEAARAAADPLARPGHPRHRSAQPHLVGARRRLTVERTRRRSYRLVGRAACRP, from the coding sequence TTGACCCCACGGGCACGTCTGCGCCTGGCGCGTCTGGTCGTGGACGAGGGCTGGTCGGTCGCCCAGGCAGCGCGGCGTTATGACGTGTCGTGGCGGACCGCGAAACGCTGGACAGATCGCTACCGCGAACAGGGCGCTGACGGACCCGAAGCTGCACGTGCTGCGGCTGACCCCCTGGCGCGTCCAGGTCATCCGCGGCACCGATCTGCACAGCCGCATCTGGTGGGCGCCCGACGCCGGCTGACAGTCGAGAGGACACGCCGCCGGTCGTACCGACTCGTAGGACGGGCGGCGTGCCGGCCGTGA